DNA sequence from the Epinephelus moara isolate mb chromosome 3, YSFRI_EMoa_1.0, whole genome shotgun sequence genome:
TCAGTATAAACACTTCATTATGTCATGAGCCACGTTCGACTACCTGGACATGTCTTGCAGCACTTTCCTGCTGATTTCATAGGATGTTGGCATGGGTACTGGCTGGGACACGTGATGCGTTTGCAGTCCTGGAGGCCATCAGTACAAGTGCACAGGATGCATTCCAGGACCTTCCCCAAAACTGGGTGCCACATGTCTCCATGAGAGTACGTCTTGCCATTGTATAAACACGCTGCGAGAAATGGAAAACATCTGAGCGTTGTGCTACATATGGAAGCGATCGTAAAGTTGTGAGGAACATGTCTATAAAATCAAACACCTATACGGGACCTTTCTGTTTTGACGAAGTCTCACCTCTTTGGTGTTTCCTCTGCAACAGAATCTTCACAGTGGTCTCTGAAGCCCCTTTGAGGTTAAGTTTACTGAGGCTCAGGCCTCTGGGAGAAGTCCTGACCCTGGGTGGAGTGGCACGGTCGGACCGCGCCCTGCTCTGCTCTCCGGAACACTGGTCGACTGAATGCCTCTTTTGTAAACACAGATATGATAAAACACAGTTATCTTTCATCTATTCAGCTATCGGCTTTGCTTCCTTTTCCCTGGAGTAGTGGCGGAAGGAGCATCACATTTAGCCCTGCATCATATGAGTTCATGGCCTGGCTCCAGATCTCTGAATCACTGCGTACATGTGAGATTTTTTCAGCAATTTAAATAGAACTACACTGCAATTCAGTCTTATGATCTTGAGGGAAAGCTGAAATCTTTGTCTAAAGTGATAACTGCAAAATGGTTTCAGAAATAATCTGAAAATTGTGATCCTCAAGGGGAAAATAATAATTGCTTGTCCACTTGCACAGGGAGGTGAAAGGTCAGAGAGCTACAGAGCAGCTCCCCTGAAGCTTGTAGTGAcctcagtgttgtgttcaaggACACTTCATCACGCTTGCCTGTGAGACTTAAACCTAAATCCTGCAGCTACActacatttaaatatattttaatgacGGGCGAGTGTAATATGGAAGTCTAAGAAATGTTAATTTTCTGAAAAATCAGCAGAAACATACAACGCCTCGGTTCAGCTGCTGGTTTCCATCCTCGGTTGATGAGGACCCACTGTTGCCATGATCTAAAAACCAAAAAGAAGAGATCAGTGTCATGATGATGAGTGCCGGGCTGTAATCCAGAATGCTAGTATATCAACTTTCAGTGTAATTGTTCAATACTTTTTGTGTGCTGTCTGATTTagtgcattttatttcaaatgtaatttagCACATACTTGCATTTAGTGTTATATATCAATTTTAGAAAGGCAGTCCTATTAATCAGGAATATGTTCAGGCCTAATCTACAAAATATTATCGCAGGTTGTAAAGCCGTTTGTCAGCTTGGAGGAGTTTGACTACCTTTACACACCAAACAGCAGGTATCTGGGACTGACACTGGAGAGGAGCAGGTGATTGGTTGGCAGGTTTTCAGTCCGCAGAAGATGTTTCCATTCTGAGAAAAGAAAGGGAGGCaacatgtcatattttttaaatttccaagTATGCACTCCAGAGGGGTTAGGCTCAAGTACTGAGAAGTTTCTGCAggcttttaaattttatttcttATGGACAAAGCCCAAACGACATCACAGCGTCTTCTCAGATCTAATGTTCTTGATAAATAGCAGTAAAAACGCAATGAGACGGCACATTTATTTGGCTCCTGTACAGAAAGAATGACATATTATTTTGTTGCACATGCAGTAGATACACCAGTGGCGGCTGAGCTGCTCTGAAAGCTGCTGTGCTGCTCATCTGGGGTAATTaagggttcagtgtcttgctcgaGGACACAGCTACAAACATCTACAAATAATGGGCAACCTACCTGAGCAACCTCACGACATCTGACGGCACGTCTTAGAAAAACTTGCGGAGTAATCCATAACTGCAGTGATTCACAATCCCACTAGAAACCTATATCGTAGTACTAAGTAAAGCTGCGAGGATGTTTTACTGAATACTGACTATGAGCTCCAGGGAAGAAATGTATGAGGATGAACATGATTCGTAGGACTGctgtaaaaaatttttttactgGGTATCTTTTCATTAAGTATACTGTTATGTGTTGTCTCCGTGGAAACTTTCATTAATGAACACCACTTAGCAACTCATAAAATTAACCTCTCACATCATGCGGCCTTTTAAAGGACAACTCCAGGGTGATGTCAATTTTGGCTGAACTTCTACTTTCCTCTCAGATATCTGCCTTTGGTTAAAGGCTAAGTTGGGCTGAGGTGAACTCACAGACAGTGGAGGGGCCGGGGGGACAAGTTGGAATACAGAACGATGTGTAAAATATGTTCTTATGAATTTACTGACAGTTCATAATCACGGACTTCCATTGTTGTCTTGTTGTTCTGTGTTTACATTAGGTTTATTGTTTACTGGGCTGGACCACAAATTGCCCCTCTGGGGACATTAAAGTTTATTAAGTCTCAGTTGGTTCTCTAAATTAAACCTTTCATCCATTGTCTTGTGTCGATCACAAGTCACGACCAAGCTCAGCCAGCACACAAACTAAAGCAAGATGGTTTTACCAGCTACAAATTAAATAGAACTTGACCCACCATTTCCACTTTCACTGCAGCATTAGCAGCTATATTGTAAAGCAGTGAGCAGAGATGCTCTTCATGCATTACaagtttttaacacatttatttaatgtaCATCTTGTAGTTAAAGcagattttatttgatttttcacctcttttaaaggaatagttctgAGTTTtcgaagtggggttgtatgaggtaatTATTAATAGTATATGTTAGATGGCAGTTGACATGCCACCAGGTTGGAGAAGCTggccatggaagctaagcaatgaaCTGCTATGGatgagggcagcagcaaaacgtattttagccaccaaaaaaaatcagtcggtTTAAGTGTATgcaatatttacaatattttcatcactttaccTTGCCGCAGACAGCACTAttcaacaggaaactgaagccattatctaTGCTGTCTGGTAAATCCAAATTAAACCTTTACGTCacgcaataacacaaactaaccaaGTGAGGCAACAaccagcagcaaacagcagctcccatgttctaCACggtaaaattactgattttaAACCCGGTTCAGAATGTCTATTAGAAAAagtgaactgcttggcaaccagaccaggcctctaattgagacaggcgtttATGTGTCAAAATGTAAAGCCACACCGGGCttgtaaaagggactgggcgtttaattgaaGTTGTACGGTACTTATTATTTTGGACTGAGTTtatttaagataagatatatCTGAAATATCTGCTATTTTTCCGTTTTATTCTTTTCAATTtctttgggggttttttttgtctataaAGCACATGGTAACTTTGCTTTGACGAGCAGTACACTGATGAAATGTTGCCATATGTAGGGTAAGAACTTGAGCTCACGTAAAACCATACAGACGTTAAAATGCTTCCATACTGCATGCATGTAGTTTACCATAGACTTTCACCAGATGAATTAAAGTATGAAATGAGGTGTAACTTACAGAGCACGTGCACATAACACACTGATTGCTTTGCTTGGATGGGAAGAGGTCAAGCTTTGTGAAGGTCTCTCCTGGCTGATACACACTTCCATTATACCTGCAGGATTTCACCGAAGCTCTCAGACCTGCAGGGATCCTGGGCTCATCTGAGGAGTGCACATCACACATGACAGGAGGCTTTAAAGTCACCTCTAAAGACTCAGAGCTGACAAGGTGTTAGAGAACATCAGTGTACCTGTGCATCTCGGACAACACTGCTGAGGCTCAGCTACTGGATTTTCACATGACAGAGCAGGACACTTGATTGTGTTACATTTCACATGGCCTGTCTAAGAAAGCAAAAAGGAGTTTACAAGCACTGTGTCAGCAGAGCTGGAGAGAGTGGAGCAATTTGAGTgtaatattcctttaaaatgtttgcTCAGCAGTGATAAACTTTGCTTAGAGGTACCTCTGTGCAGACACAGCGCATGCAGAACATGAATCCGAAAGGCTCCAGATAGGGATGCCAGCTGTCTCCAGGGCTGTATGACTTGTCTTTGAAAGTACAAACCACCCCGGGTCCTGGGTGTCAGAAATGAGGAGGATGAGCTACATGTGGCGCAGATGATCCGAACAGCAAAACTAAGGCATGTCCATGTCAACTGATATTTAAAACATCTCTCAGAGACATTTAGTCAAAGCGACAGTCAGCTCCATGTAATGCAAaccagaggaaaacaaatgccTCTGACTCAACTTCAGCACATTAAGATAAACACAAGTTTAACTTTCTCTAGTGACAGAATGAGATAAATAAGTCTCACCCCAAACTCTAAAGTCATGTTTGGAGCAACAGAGGATGTAAATCTTAACATGTCAGGTCAGTCTGGGCTGAAACTCCGACTGAACCTCTCCTTATCTGAGTCACATTCtcatgcttttccttatttaaGCCCCACACGTTAGATGAGGACAGAATAAAGCATCAGCCGTGCCTGCTCTTACCTTTCCGGGGTTTCAGCTCTGCATCTGCAAACCAAATGATgaagaagaacaaaaacatgGACTTCATTTTTTACATGTGCGTGACTGAGTCTCAGCGCGCAATAAGTGTGTTTCTGCAGGACACAAACTGCAGGACAGTGTGAGgcaaggattaaaaaaaaaaaaacattaaactttTTTCTTGGTTGATCTACGGCGCCCCCTTCAGGACACAAAAGGTAGCGCTGGCTCAGAGGGGCATGATGACATGACCCTGAAATAGACTTGATGTGGAGTGATGAAATAACAGATGTGAAGGAGGTGCTGACATATTTTACTTAGACTATGTACAAGTAGCGATTTCTCACTATACAACTCGATCCCAAGTAAATCCTGCATTAATGATTTTACCTCAGAAAAAAGTCAgctaaaagtaattaaaacatCAAAGGTCAAAGTGCTCATTACACTGTAATACACTGTATGgctattattattgattattatatgaaataaatatttttattcttaCTGGAATTGGATTTATGGGCTTATTTGATGCTTATGGTATGGTAtgtcctttgttttatttatactgTATGATGAAAAGAGTTAATGAAGAACTCAATACAAGTgttgataaaataaatcaataaagtaataaaaaacaatacaaatacattaaaatgcattCTAATATTTTAGCTGGTTGAAATGGACATCATTTTAACTATATATTATAGTGCAGTCTGTAACAATGCATCACATTTTATGAGATGGTTactacagctgtcagataaatgtagtggttAGAGAAATACAAAGTTAAAGTAACATATTTCcttattaaatgtttaatgtgaggggaaaaaaacaaaataaaataaaaatgttttctcctTAAATGAAGTATAAAAGAacatacaaaagaaaatgaaaatattttctttcttttgaaaTGTAGTTAAGTAAATGAAAAGTACAAAAAGATTAAActgtttccctctgaaatgaagtttagaaaaaaaacagtaaatgtaatataaacagtattttttaaagtacaaaataaaatagtttcCCTCTGAAAAAAGTTCAAAAAGTACAAATATTTGCTTCTcaaatatagtatagtataaaaaAAGTACaagcaaaattaaaatatttccttcttaaatgaattaaaaaaggaCAACgtaaaaaatctgaaatgtagtaaaataaaaaaaataaatagtacAGAAAGATTAAACATTTTCTGCTGAAATGtagtaaaattaaaaagtacaaaataaaataaaaaattcctTCTGAAATGATGTAAAAAGAAGTACAAGTAGAAGtaaaatttttgttttaaataaagttaaaagaaagtaaaaagtaaaatatttcctcCTGAAATAtagttaagtaaaaaaaaaaaaagtacaagtaaaataaaaatatttcctgaagtaaaaacaaagtacaAAGTAAAGTATCTCCTTCTGAAATGTAATGTAGTAGTAGAAAGATAAAGCAGCCTAAAATGGAAGTACTCAAGGAAAGTACCACTTAAATAAATGTACTTGGTTACATTGCACTACTGCCAAGTAACCCCcattacatgttttgtttattggTCTTCTCATGAGAGAACCTGTTAGATATGTAAATACACACGTGTGTAGCTGTTACACTGAACTTTAGGTAAGGACTGTGTGCAGTAGATGACCAGTGAGGGCACTTGTGAGTAAGTCATTATGCTATCTTCTATTACATTCAATGATAATGAATGTTACCACTTAATAATGCAGATTCAACTCTTTATAAGACACCAAAACCAGTCTGAAAACAGCTAAAATTCAGAGTAGGTGGTGCAGAAATGAGTGCAACATAGAGACAAAGGTCTTATACTGTTCTCCATTTATTAACACACATGGGGGGATAAAACAGTGCAACCTTGTTAGAACAGACGTCAAGATGCCGAGAGACTTACAAACAAATGAGTTGTGACCAATGTTCTTACAATGAGTCTGCTACCTCTGCTCCCTGCTGTGATGCCTATTGCCAGCCATCGTGTGGCTTAATGATAAAACATTTAGTCTGGAGTAACAGTTGAATTCACAGTCGGTGCAGATGTatagaaacaaagaaaatctcTGACTTAATTACAGATTCCTAAAATCCACAAAATGGGGTTTtctaaaatgagtttcctcttgAAATGGAGGAAATGGCATGCTTCCAACTTTACAAAGATCTGAAACAGGTTGAgactaagaaaaaaaacaacaacccaacAAATGAAACCAAAAGCTGGTCGTTAGACGGcattcctgtttcccttttaaaAGCTGCACTGGAGATTTGGAAAAACTGTCGGTGGGATTTTTTAGCCACACTTTTTATCTGGCCTGGCCACGGCTCAAAACTGTCAATActttaatgataaaaatgtcacgTAGGACTGTAACTGCACAtgtgcattaaaaatgtcaatcaCTGACAAACTgacttttaaaaatgatgtCTGAAGATATCGTGTGTTTTTAAGTAGCTTCACACCCAAACACATTGTTTGGTAATCGAAACAGGTTTCTCATAACGCATAGGGTCCAATCACGTGTGAGAAGCTTGATAATTGACAGAACGTCACAAGCAAATGTCAAAACATGTATATTAATCCAGCTCCTGGATCAGACTCACCTGAGGATCCTCCACTAAACAAGGTTTCACGACTCCAAAATTCACAGAGCGACAAACATACTTGATTCAACACCTGTCATTATAAGTTATACTTTTAAATGTCTGAAGTACAAGATATTGCATTATAGGATGAATTAGACCGAGCACACAGACGCGCTAatgtgcccacacacacacacacacacacacacgcgcacacccacccacacaacGGTAGACAAAGAGATGGTGGACACTCAGGAAGTGCTGCTGTGTGCGCTCGAGTCGTCCTCTTGCTTCTGCCGCTTCTTTGCTCTGATTTCGTTCATGGCTTCTTCTATGGAGCGAGTGTCCCTCTTGTTGGCCACCGGCACTGGGAGAGAAAAACACCGACATAATGAGTTAAAAATGAGACATAGGGGGAACAGTGGTGttaatggacctgcacttgaaTAGCACCTTTCTAGACTTCAGACCACTCAAATGCTTTTTAACATtatgagtcacacacacattcatactctGGTGGCCAAGGCTTCCACACAAGGCCCCACCTGCtcctcagtttttaacacactcactcacaggaGCAATtaggggttcagtatcttgctcaaggatacttcaacatgcggaCTAGAAGAACTGGGGATCAAGCCACCggtcttccaattagtggactgcctgctctaccttctgagccacagctgctggtgtgacttaaagggacagttcagattttttgaagtgggcttgtatgaggtatttatccatagtcagagtattacctgcagtagatggcggtcagcACACCCCCAATTTGGAGACGCAGGCAGCAGTAGTgccacggaagctaagcaaccATTTTACCTTGaagcagacagcctgttccgACAGGGAAGCCGTTAATGGTTTCAGTTCTCCACCTATGCCTTCGTCAAAGCTACCAgcctccactgacaaaaacagcaatttaagcttgctgaacacaggaactGTTGTTCCACTGCTGCCTTAATCAGTTAAtttgtctgtgttattgtgtgactttgatgaatccaaactaaccctttctaaacaccaaagtcacactgtaacacaaacaaactaactgatcgaggcaatggtagaccagcagctcctgtgttcagcaatgtaaaaatgatgtttttctcaatggagtctggctttgaagagagcaatataactCCTTCACTTCCCCATCGAAAatcgctgtctgacagcaaggtaaagtggtaaaaatattctaaacatagtgtacacttaaactgatactc
Encoded proteins:
- the chrdl2 gene encoding chordin-like protein 2 isoform X1; the protein is MKSMFLFFFIIWFADAELKPRKGPGVVCTFKDKSYSPGDSWHPYLEPFGFMFCMRCVCTETGHVKCNTIKCPALSCENPVAEPQQCCPRCTDEPRIPAGLRASVKSCRYNGSVYQPGETFTKLDLFPSKQSNQCVMCTCSNGNIFCGLKTCQPITCSSPVSVPDTCCLVCKDHGNSGSSSTEDGNQQLNRGVRHSVDQCSGEQSRARSDRATPPRVRTSPRGLSLSKLNLKGASETTVKILLQRKHQRACLYNGKTYSHGDMWHPVLGKVLECILCTCTDGLQDCKRITCPSQYPCQHPMKSAGKCCKTCPESKAESNQTQCFLGYKNNLLVYKVDSSLKVDPPNTVRIIAVERQSTAEVEVQVWKTVEGVLQLMEIGDVQRKDIVDHPENYTLLTTLDEETWRKFKEEGENLSTASQTTICEDGIREMVTFLNPKQIEDLCSP
- the chrdl2 gene encoding chordin-like protein 2 isoform X2 gives rise to the protein MKSMFLFFFIIWFADAELKPRKDEPRIPAGLRASVKSCRYNGSVYQPGETFTKLDLFPSKQSNQCVMCTCSNGNIFCGLKTCQPITCSSPVSVPDTCCLVCKDHGNSGSSSTEDGNQQLNRGVRHSVDQCSGEQSRARSDRATPPRVRTSPRGLSLSKLNLKGASETTVKILLQRKHQRACLYNGKTYSHGDMWHPVLGKVLECILCTCTDGLQDCKRITCPSQYPCQHPMKSAGKCCKTCPESKAESNQTQCFLGYKNNLLVYKVDSSLKVDPPNTVRIIAVERQSTAEVEVQVWKTVEGVLQLMEIGDVQRKDIVDHPENYTLLTTLDEETWRKFKEEGENLSTASQTTICEDGIREMVTFLNPKQIEDLCSP